TCTTTCTCACTAGAGTTTCTTCAGAATAGCTCTTTCCTATAGCATCCAGATTGTTGATGATTATTGAGAACCTCTCGAACATCTGATCAATGCTTTCATTCTCCTTCATAAAAAACATTTCGTCCCCCTTCATCAACATGTCTATTCTTGTCTCTCTTACTCGTTTTGTTCCTTCATGGGTGAGTTGTAACTTGTCCCAAATTTCTTTGACAGTTTTGTTCCTTAAAATTTTTCTGAACTCTTCAAAACTAATAGTACATTTATTAAGTTGATTGCCTTGGCATTAAGTTCAACATTTTTCTTCTCATCCTCTATCCACTCGTTGTCTTCCTTTGACACTACTTCTCCATtagcatttttctttgttagaaCATCAGGTCTATTAACAATAATCTTCCAAAAGTTATAGTCGATTGACTGCACGAAGATTCTCATTCTCTCTTTCCAATATGCCTAGTTGTTGCCACTAAAGTAGGAAGGTCTATTGTTGGGCTGACCCTCAATGAGTGTATAAGCCACAATATTTGTACTCATGTTGTTGGCCATGGATCTTTGCTCCAAGTTGTGAAGCTTAACTCTTTGAGACCGAGCtcttgataccaattgatggtaaTGCTAGAACTTGAGAAGGGAGTTGAATCAAGTTAGTTTCAAAAAACTAAGCTCTTTAAGTTGTTTTCATGAAAGCTGAAGTTGTAAGAGATTTCAAACTCATGTGTATGAGATGATGTTCAATTGtcattctattttcttttcctccAAATGTTGTTATAGGTCCAGCTATATAGTGTGAAACTTACTCTTCAAATTGCTTCACTACCTCTTCATTTTTCTTGCTGATTTTACCCGTTTGCAGCAGCCTTCCTTGGCCTGCAATGTTTTTTCATTTTGCTCCACTACATCTACTGTCTTTGTACTGCATTTTTTATTTACTCCACCAACTTCTGTTGTTCTTGCATTTTGTTTTACTCTACCAACTTTTACTGTCCTTATGTCCTTGCTATCTCTTGTTCTCCATGATGTTGACAAATGTCCCGTTTTACTTTTTCTTCCCTGGTATCATTGTTTGGCAATTGCAGAACCTTCTCTCTTGGCTTAATGAGTCTAATTTTTCTCATTCTATGCATTGGACTGAAATTTTGATTTAAGCATTGTGAATTGTTTGCTGAAATTATGTATTGTTAGACTTGTGTGGATCTTAGTTTTGGGTCTGCATTACTAACACATTAAACCACACTTGGACTATTAACTCAATATGATATTCGTCATCATATTAATATATATCAAAATCAATTCTAACTcaataataacaaatataatcaaaatgatttttaaaaaagaataatatttaTAAGTGTATCTCACATCTTTTATAGCATATATTTACTTTATATTAGAtgttatataatataatttttaataaaagatgtattatattattttgtattaataTCTTAAAGATAAATCTAACTAAtaaaaaacatatattaaaaatacaagtcttatattttatcatatgttTTATCATAAGGTAATACAAATCTTATATaaataagaaaacaaaaaaatgtacaagtttaattgtttaaatataaattttgtgttaaaaaaaagaaaaaaataaaaattttgttggGCTTAAATTTCTGGCCCATAACCCACAAATTGTACAAGACACTCTCATAATTTCTCAAACCACCCATAACAGTGATAacactcttttttttcttatgttaTTTGACTTTTCTCTTATATGAcactttaaatttcaaaatctctttttactcaaaaattaaaaattagtgtGGTTGTGTTCATACtctatctttttttctttcactCTTCAAAATATCTCTCATCTCATTACCCCATTTTCCCTTTTAAACAATTAAATGTTAAAAcatccattttttttttaactttgaACAACAAATATTCCTATCTTCTCCGTTTTAcctttctatttttcttatttttatttattctctATGCTTTTACCCACATTGAGAAAGATTAAACTGTTGACGATTGAAAAAAAACATATCTGAATGTTAGCAAGCATGGCAAAATTCGATGGAGAGAGATCTGAACGCAACACTAAGATTCTGATTTCTGAGAAGAAGATGACTTAAGACCATCTCCAGTAGGAAACTCATCCCAATTTCTATTTATGACCCATCTATCATAAAAAGTAACTCCACATCAACTTTTGTGTCATAAACAGTAAataagaattcaaagaatctctctcttctccattcGGAAGAACTAAATTTAGTTCCTATTGTGATCcgacttaattaattaattaaaataattaagattatattaattactatttttttacaataatattatttaaatttatgattcaaaaataattcacaattaaaaaatatatatatataacaataatacacaatatataattcgAGATTAcactaatttataaaattatttaatataaagaAACACATAGTTAAACTCTATAGTTGACGACAATCATTATGAAATTGCCATATGTGTTCAATCATGTTCTCTTTCAACTGTCTATGTTGTTGCCTATTTCGAAGTTAGGAATTTCTTTGGAGAAATTGATGGTATGGTGCAAAATCTTCCTCTCCCAGCTGAGGTTGTGATAAGCCATTTTTGACATCGTTATACTCTAAGTCTTGAGCAAAATTTCCTGCATAAGTGTTTCTTTCATCCTCAACAATCATATTATGTAATATAATACAAGCTCTCATTATGTTTGCAAGCATCTTCTTTTACCAAAAGTGTGCTGGACCACGTATAATTGTAAAGCGTGCTTGCAACACTCCGAATGCTCGTTCCACATCTTTTCTTTGCCCTTTTTGGTATTGTGCAAATAACTTGTGTTTCTCCCCTTGTGACTTTGAGATTGATTTGACAAATATGGCCCATTCAAAATAAATACCATTTGCTAAATAATATCCCATGTataattattatgattaatagTATAATTTACCTCCACAGTACGGTCATTTAGAATATCATCAAATATTGGTGAACGATCTAACACATTGATATTGTTATTTGAACCAGAAACTCCAAAGAACGCATGCCATATCTAAAGGTCTGAATATGCTACAAACTCAAGTACTATGGTTGCAACCCACGATAACCATTCATGTACATACATTTCCATGTCTTTGGACAATTTTTCCATTGCCAATGCATGTAGTCAATGCTACCCAACATGCCAGGAAAGCCACGACCCTCCGCCATTTTGAGCAGGCACCatacataaatttaaatttggttTTTGCAAGTATTTATCCTTGAACACCGAAATGACACCTTCAACAAATTTTTTCAAGCATTCAATGGTAGTGCTCTCGCCTATGCACACATAATCATCAATAGCATCAACTGCAATGGCATATGCTAGCATCCATATTGCAGCAGTGCATTTTTGGAGTGGTGACAAGCCTCTTCTCCTAATTGCATCAACCCTCTATTGGAAATACAGATAGACATTTGAGAGAGCGTCCACTATCTGAAGGAACACATGTTTTCTCATTCAAAATCTCTGTCGAAAATTGTCAACATTATACACTGGCTCATCTGCAAAGTAATCTTGGAAAATGCGATCATGTCCTGCTTCTCGATCTGTGTTGATCCATCTATGAGGAGTTGGGATAGAGCTTTTATTGATATCTTCTTCTTTTGAATTATCGAATAAACACTCATTGATCCAATTATCTATTAGCGTGTTATCTCCCCGTCTTTTTTTACTATACAAAGCTTCATTAAACATATCATCAAAATTTCTAGCCATATCTTGAAATGTATTTTTTAGTATTCTTTTAAGGCAAGAAACTATATTTGAAATGAAGTTGCTGAATCATTGATAGTTGATATTTATAAGTGTGTCCACAACAAGTAGCTACTTTTCAATGGCTAGTTTTGCAACGGATACTTAACGACTAGTTTTTTCTTGTCTAAATTTAAAATGGCTAGTTTTGTAACGGTCACTTTCATAAACAATAACCGCACAATAATGTTGACTAATTTGAAAAGTTACATCACAAATGGATAAAATAGACTACATCACATAAGATAATacgcaataaaaataaaacatactaCTTAACTCTACGAATGCAAGGAACCATTAAGTAAATcacttattaattattttctcaCATGCAATCTCATGAAAAGCTCATCGTTTTTCACTCATTGTAGACGTGCCAGCATTAAGTATTTGCATATCAATTTCTCTTTCCCTTTCCTTAGCCATCATTTCCatttcccttttcctttgcaTTTATCTCAATTTCTTTACTATACCTCTGAGTTTGtaattcttgttctttcatCGCTGCTTGAATTTGTAACTCATTTTCTTTGATTGCCATAATCTTTGTTCTATGTTCCCTcccctcttctctttttttccttATCCATTAGTTCCTTTTTTCTAACATTCTTAatatcttccatgagagataGTTTCTTAATAATCAATGATTTCTTTTTGCTCAGATCTTCAGACATTTGtacttttttcttatcttttttcttgCTCTTCTTTGATCATTGTGGGAGAATGGGAGAGTCCACACCGATTTCGTCAGCCAACGGTGTTTCtgaatttgatgatgatgagtatgCTCTAGTTGCATTAATCTTGATTCTCTTTGAGCCTCCACTCTGTGTAGGTAGTTGGCTTCTCCATTTTTGCTCCAAATGAAGCATATTCCAATGCCCCTCAAAAGTGAAACTTTTACCATAATTTGTGGAATAAATTTTATAGGCCAATTCCTTTATATCATCAGCGTTTGAACCATTCCTTATGTTTGACTAGCTTAATTGTAGCAACCAGCAAATTGTGCAACTGCCTTATTGATCTTATACCATCGTTTCTTACATGCAACTGCCCCTTTTTCATGTCAGCGTTGAATTGTATACAATAGCTGTGAATTTGACTCCAAAATATTTTGCCCTTTTGGTCGGTACCAACTATAGGATCAATTGAGACATTCAACCATGCACTGATCAACATCTCATCTTCTTTTCAATGTTAGTGTTGAATACTATCTTGCCTACGATTTTCAATGTCATCATCATTGAGATCGATAGCATCTAATCCATGAGGGTTGGTAAAATCTGAATGTTACAAATTTGGACTAGATTGTATCGTAGTTTGAAGGGATGTGTTAGAAGAGCCACCAATACCAGATGAGTCATGTCTCGATGCATTGAATTGAGTTAGAAACGGCAAGGATGTTGGAGTAACATTTTTTATAGAGGGGTTAAATATGGTTGAAAATGGGAAATGTGGTGTTTGCAAATTTTGATTATGTGGttggaatatataaaaattgattattataaggagcttgaaaattaaaattaggaaCATTTTGTGAATTTAGATTTTGAAATATATTTAGTAGTGTGAAGTTTTGATTTGGAATTTGAGAGCTTGAAGTTTGATATTTTTGGGTATTTGGAGTTTGAAAAAAGTTTTGTAAGTAATT
This sequence is a window from Arachis stenosperma cultivar V10309 chromosome 10, arast.V10309.gnm1.PFL2, whole genome shotgun sequence. Protein-coding genes within it:
- the LOC130956775 gene encoding uncharacterized protein LOC130956775 → MARNFDDMFNEALYSKKRRGDNTLIDNWINECLFDNSKEEDINKSSIPTPHRWINTDREAGHDRIFQDYFADEPVRRGLSPLQKCTAAIWMLAYAIAVDAIDDYVCIGESTTIECLKKFVEGVISVFKDKYLQKPNLNLCMVPAQNGGGSWLSWHVG